The following proteins come from a genomic window of Sphingobium cloacae:
- a CDS encoding plasmid partitioning protein RepB C-terminal domain-containing protein gives MKIAFERKIIIQPIADLLPTKGLPAGVRETVKYRRIAASVAEVGLIEPLSIARQKGGGGYLLLDGHMRLDALRFLGATEAACVVADDDEAFTYNKRVNRLATIQEHYMIVRALDRGVPEEKLARALNVDVKVIRQRRHLLAGISADVAELLKDKPVGHHAFQKLRKMKPIRQLEVAELMVSANNYTVSYAKALLATSKPADLHKPDELKKATGLSAEQMARLEREMASVSEDYKELEASYGDDMLVLVVASGFIERLLSKPEIEGFLERRHPEFLENFRAIVQATSLDQSTSA, from the coding sequence GTGAAAATCGCCTTCGAGCGCAAGATCATCATCCAGCCGATCGCCGATCTCCTCCCGACCAAGGGTTTGCCGGCGGGGGTGCGCGAGACGGTTAAATATCGCCGGATCGCCGCGTCTGTCGCCGAGGTCGGGTTGATCGAACCCCTTTCGATCGCCCGGCAGAAAGGAGGCGGGGGCTATTTGCTGCTCGATGGCCATATGCGGCTCGATGCCCTGCGATTTCTGGGCGCGACCGAGGCGGCCTGCGTCGTGGCCGACGACGATGAGGCGTTCACCTACAACAAGCGCGTGAACCGTCTCGCGACGATCCAGGAGCATTACATGATCGTGCGCGCGCTTGATCGCGGCGTGCCCGAGGAGAAGCTGGCGCGGGCGCTTAATGTCGATGTGAAGGTCATCCGGCAGCGGCGTCACCTGCTGGCCGGGATCAGCGCGGATGTCGCCGAGCTGCTCAAGGACAAGCCGGTTGGGCATCATGCCTTCCAGAAGCTGCGCAAGATGAAGCCTATCCGGCAGCTTGAGGTCGCCGAGCTCATGGTGTCGGCGAACAATTACACGGTGAGCTATGCCAAGGCCCTGCTCGCGACATCAAAGCCTGCCGACTTGCACAAGCCCGACGAGCTGAAGAAAGCGACGGGCCTTTCCGCCGAGCAGATGGCCAGGCTTGAACGCGAGATGGCCTCGGTGAGCGAGGATTATAAGGAGCTCGAGGCGTCCTATGGCGATGACATGCTGGTGCTAGTGGTTGCCTCGGGCTTTATCGAACGGCTCCTTTCCAAGCCCGAGATCGAGGGCTTTCTGGAGCGCCGTCATCCAGAGTTTCTGGAGAATTTCCGCGCCATTGTTCAGGCCACATCGCTCGACCAGTCGACGTCGGCCTGA
- a CDS encoding plasmid partitioning protein RepB C-terminal domain-containing protein produces MSAICLLLDRGEEKLIAAVDRGVIPHTIAMEIARAKDGEVQQALAQAYEEKAIPGNQVLAIRKIIDQRNTSGKQLHKRGSRPGRVQRPVTSEGLIRAYQRETERQKLLIKRASLARSRLLFVANAMRRLLANEHFVTLLRAEGLSTLPRALAERIEPA; encoded by the coding sequence GTGAGCGCCATTTGCCTGCTGCTCGATCGGGGCGAGGAAAAGCTGATCGCGGCGGTCGATCGCGGGGTCATCCCGCACACGATCGCAATGGAAATCGCCAGGGCCAAGGATGGCGAGGTCCAGCAAGCGCTGGCGCAGGCCTATGAGGAGAAGGCCATTCCGGGCAATCAGGTTCTGGCTATTCGCAAGATCATCGATCAGCGCAACACCAGCGGCAAACAGCTCCACAAGCGCGGTTCACGTCCAGGGCGGGTACAGCGGCCGGTGACCTCCGAAGGCCTCATCCGTGCCTATCAGCGGGAGACTGAGCGGCAAAAGCTCCTCATCAAGCGCGCCTCGCTGGCGCGCAGCCGTTTGCTGTTCGTTGCCAATGCGATGCGGCGCCTCCTGGCCAACGAGCATTTTGTGACGTTGCTGCGAGCCGAAGGCCTCAGCACGCTCCCGCGCGCGCTCGCCGAGCGCATCGAACCGGCATAG
- a CDS encoding recombinase family protein, with amino-acid sequence MNSTEIIAAEAVPREPVRAAQYVRMSTEHQKYSTENQAEVIAQYAARRGFEIVKTYEDSGKSGLRLDGRRSLQQLIADVRSGQTDFKAILVYDVSRWGRFQDADESAYYEFICREAGITVQYCAEQFENDGSLSATIIKSMKRAMAGEYSRELSVKVFTGQCRLIRLGFRQGGAAGFGLRRYLVDEHRQPKAVLSRGEQKSLQTDRVILKPGPPEEVEVVRRLYRMFVVQRRTETEIAAALNEEGILTDLGRPWTRGTVHQVLTNEKYIGNNVYIPMRKSPPRSISLSNM; translated from the coding sequence ATGAACTCTACGGAGATAATTGCCGCAGAAGCCGTACCGCGCGAACCTGTCCGCGCCGCGCAATATGTCCGTATGTCGACAGAACATCAGAAATATTCGACCGAGAACCAAGCCGAGGTCATCGCTCAATATGCCGCCCGGCGGGGGTTCGAGATCGTCAAGACCTATGAGGATTCGGGCAAGAGCGGCCTGCGTCTCGACGGACGGCGATCGCTCCAGCAGCTGATTGCCGATGTGCGGAGCGGCCAGACCGACTTCAAGGCCATCCTCGTCTATGACGTGAGCCGGTGGGGTCGATTTCAGGATGCCGACGAGAGCGCCTATTATGAGTTTATCTGCCGCGAGGCTGGCATCACCGTTCAATATTGCGCGGAACAGTTCGAGAATGACGGCAGCCTGAGCGCGACGATCATCAAGAGCATGAAGCGCGCGATGGCCGGTGAATATAGCCGCGAACTGTCGGTCAAGGTCTTTACCGGGCAATGCCGTCTTATCCGGTTGGGGTTTCGGCAAGGCGGCGCTGCGGGTTTCGGATTGCGGCGTTATCTCGTCGATGAGCACCGGCAGCCCAAGGCCGTGCTCAGTCGCGGTGAGCAGAAGAGCCTGCAAACCGACCGCGTCATTTTGAAACCCGGCCCTCCCGAAGAGGTCGAGGTGGTTCGGCGGCTCTACCGGATGTTCGTGGTGCAACGGCGGACGGAAACCGAGATCGCCGCAGCACTGAACGAGGAAGGCATTCTTACCGATCTCGGCCGTCCCTGGACACGCGGCACGGTTCATCAGGTACTGACCAACGAGAAGTATATCGGCAACAATGTCTATATTCCTATGCGGAAGTCGCCGCCAAGGTCGATTTCTCTGTCGAATATGTGA
- a CDS encoding UvrD-helicase domain-containing protein → MIEWIIGAALLAGGLFGNNKTKPQSPRPAPGPREDFPAKVAQWRTNWEPAVDRSRWIPKSMASRIIARFPPPKRSDISLSWMGGDRVEQELLTEFAAHNVAYLAKQKERLKPFFDTVEKNPLTDDQMDGCICMDDAVQIVAAAGSGKTSTMVARVGYALHEDLVQPEQILVLAFNRAVAEELQARIKARLAGFDGVDAVTVKTFNAFGLSVIGKATGRKPSLAEWAEPGRDGAMIVEIIDDLRSGDDKFRHDWDLFRTVFGRNIGSWNEPVQANAYRDGRRGILTANGEIVKSEEERMIADWLFYHGVLYQYERPYEHDTATEHHRQYRPDFFYPEISLYHEHFALDDKGQAPPHFGGDYVSGVHWKRELHAEKGTRLFETTSHGIRGAAGFAGLADELKRSGITLQYDPDRPAKGQRPITTEQLAATIRIFQQHVKSNGLSHEQLRDAAAKDAQDHADRSARFLTLFERIANEWERRLREADCIDFDDMLLMAIEHIESGRFASPYLMVLADEFQDTSRAKVRMLKALLKNAGEEAHLCVVGDDWQGINRFAGADIAVMTEFDKVFDHSTRLMLNTTFRCPAQLCEASSTFVQANPRQIKKAVETTNLYAKKALHAFAAETPALAQERLEQDLQSMYDFARDGRLSPDVDGRISVMMLGRYNNDEPRGWRRWQRRFGEFLSIEYRTVHSSKGLEADYVMLLNVVEGMMGFPSQITDDPVLQIAMPEPDPYPLAEERRLFYVALTRARRQVRIYTQTDSPSRFLSELAKSGAIEVETEGGVLTPCPKCGEGTMRRYDGQYGPFEACSTHPRCDFKRNVSGEGSAAPPPSNRVRITHPISAGDACPTCGDGLMVVRSGGAYQPFLACSAYPSCKTTAALVPLPTE, encoded by the coding sequence ATGATCGAATGGATCATCGGCGCCGCCCTCCTTGCCGGCGGTCTCTTCGGCAACAACAAGACGAAGCCACAAAGCCCGCGCCCGGCGCCCGGCCCGCGTGAGGACTTTCCTGCCAAGGTCGCGCAATGGCGCACCAACTGGGAGCCCGCCGTCGATCGCTCACGCTGGATCCCCAAAAGCATGGCATCGCGCATCATTGCTCGCTTTCCGCCGCCCAAGCGCTCTGACATCTCCTTATCCTGGATGGGTGGGGATCGCGTCGAGCAGGAATTGCTCACCGAATTTGCCGCGCACAATGTCGCCTATCTGGCGAAGCAAAAGGAACGGCTGAAACCCTTCTTCGACACGGTCGAGAAGAACCCGCTCACCGATGATCAGATGGACGGCTGCATCTGCATGGACGATGCGGTACAAATCGTGGCCGCGGCGGGGTCGGGCAAGACATCGACCATGGTGGCGAGGGTCGGCTATGCGCTTCACGAAGACCTGGTACAGCCCGAGCAGATTCTCGTACTCGCCTTCAACCGGGCCGTTGCTGAAGAACTCCAGGCCAGAATCAAGGCCAGGCTGGCAGGATTCGATGGCGTCGATGCTGTGACCGTCAAGACGTTCAATGCCTTTGGTCTAAGCGTGATCGGCAAGGCAACGGGGCGCAAGCCTTCGCTCGCTGAATGGGCCGAGCCGGGCCGGGATGGAGCCATGATCGTCGAGATCATCGATGACCTGCGGTCCGGCGATGATAAATTCCGTCACGACTGGGATCTGTTTCGCACGGTTTTTGGCCGAAACATTGGTTCATGGAACGAGCCTGTGCAGGCCAACGCCTATCGCGACGGCAGGCGAGGCATTCTCACGGCCAATGGCGAAATCGTCAAAAGCGAAGAGGAGCGGATGATCGCCGACTGGCTCTTCTATCATGGAGTCCTCTACCAGTACGAACGTCCCTATGAGCATGATACCGCCACCGAACATCATCGACAGTATCGTCCCGACTTTTTCTACCCGGAGATCAGCCTCTATCACGAGCATTTCGCGCTCGACGATAAGGGGCAGGCGCCGCCACATTTCGGTGGCGACTATGTCAGCGGGGTCCACTGGAAACGCGAACTTCATGCCGAGAAGGGCACGCGGCTCTTCGAGACCACCTCTCACGGGATCAGGGGAGCGGCCGGCTTTGCAGGCCTTGCAGATGAGCTGAAACGGAGCGGGATCACCCTCCAATATGATCCTGACCGGCCGGCCAAAGGCCAGCGCCCTATCACCACCGAGCAGCTCGCTGCGACAATCCGAATTTTCCAGCAGCACGTCAAAAGCAACGGTCTTTCCCACGAGCAGCTCCGGGATGCAGCTGCCAAGGATGCGCAGGATCATGCCGACCGCTCAGCCCGGTTCCTGACACTTTTCGAACGGATAGCGAACGAGTGGGAACGGCGGCTGCGTGAGGCTGACTGTATCGATTTCGATGACATGCTGCTGATGGCGATCGAGCATATCGAGAGTGGCAGGTTCGCCAGCCCCTATTTGATGGTGCTGGCGGATGAATTTCAGGACACCTCACGGGCCAAGGTGCGCATGTTGAAGGCTCTGTTGAAGAACGCCGGCGAAGAGGCGCATCTGTGTGTCGTCGGCGATGATTGGCAGGGTATCAATCGATTTGCCGGAGCCGATATCGCGGTCATGACCGAGTTCGATAAGGTATTTGATCATTCGACCCGGCTCATGCTGAACACGACGTTCCGCTGTCCTGCGCAATTATGCGAGGCCTCAAGCACTTTTGTTCAAGCCAATCCCCGGCAGATCAAAAAGGCGGTCGAGACGACGAACCTCTATGCGAAAAAGGCGCTGCATGCCTTCGCCGCGGAAACGCCTGCTTTGGCGCAGGAACGGCTCGAGCAGGATCTGCAAAGCATGTACGACTTTGCGCGGGACGGCCGGCTGAGCCCGGACGTCGACGGCCGCATCAGCGTGATGATGCTCGGCCGGTACAACAATGACGAACCCCGTGGCTGGCGGCGCTGGCAACGGCGCTTTGGCGAGTTTCTGAGTATCGAGTACCGCACGGTCCATTCCTCCAAGGGCCTCGAAGCGGACTATGTGATGCTCCTCAACGTCGTCGAGGGGATGATGGGCTTTCCAAGCCAGATTACCGACGATCCGGTCCTACAGATCGCGATGCCCGAACCCGATCCCTATCCGTTGGCCGAGGAGCGCCGCCTCTTTTACGTCGCACTGACCCGGGCGCGCCGCCAGGTACGCATCTACACCCAGACAGACTCGCCTTCGCGCTTCCTGAGCGAATTGGCGAAGTCTGGCGCGATAGAGGTGGAAACTGAGGGAGGGGTTCTGACCCCGTGCCCGAAGTGCGGCGAGGGTACGATGAGGCGGTACGATGGCCAATATGGCCCGTTCGAAGCGTGCAGCACCCACCCCCGGTGCGATTTCAAACGCAATGTTTCAGGGGAGGGTTCTGCCGCGCCCCCGCCATCCAACCGGGTGAGGATCACCCATCCGATATCAGCCGGAGATGCCTGTCCCACCTGCGGCGACGGATTGATGGTTGTCCGCTCCGGCGGCGCGTATCAGCCGTTCCTGGCTTGCTCAGCTTACCCTTCCTGCAAGACGACCGCAGCGCTAGTCCCACTACCGACCGAGTGA
- a CDS encoding DUF6527 family protein encodes MARVDRLQTVFVDEIPEVLEDGILYVSEECCVALHNCACGCGEEVSTPLVRTEYRLTMEGDAASIWPSIGNHDFACASHYVIKQGKILWAGRMSRGAIEAGRERDRRLKRPPAPKPAPIGMPTPTPVPPPRTGLVQRTLTWIKAICRKLIGRE; translated from the coding sequence ATGGCCCGGGTCGATAGGCTTCAAACCGTGTTCGTGGATGAGATACCTGAGGTTCTCGAAGACGGGATCCTGTATGTCTCGGAGGAATGCTGCGTCGCGTTGCATAATTGTGCATGTGGGTGCGGGGAAGAAGTGTCCACGCCTCTCGTGCGCACCGAATATCGACTGACGATGGAAGGGGATGCAGCATCGATCTGGCCTTCGATCGGCAATCACGACTTCGCTTGCGCTTCACATTATGTGATCAAGCAGGGCAAGATCCTTTGGGCGGGCAGAATGTCTCGCGGTGCTATCGAGGCGGGACGGGAGCGTGATCGTAGGCTCAAGCGGCCGCCTGCGCCAAAGCCGGCGCCCATCGGCATGCCGACGCCAACGCCCGTGCCGCCGCCCAGAACTGGTTTGGTCCAACGCACCCTTACTTGGATCAAGGCAATCTGCCGCAAGCTGATCGGCCGAGAATAA
- a CDS encoding ThiF family adenylyltransferase — MSAALISRDPHLKRLADEGFEIEVRNSHLIVRSVPHVTVDGNLARGVLTCALSLDGTGLTATPQGDHTMYFAGGTPCHRNGAPMGNIINNSQKQRCGEMDVDHYLSSKPEVTHRYENIYDKVVAYERLIGGAARSLDRTANARTHAKAMIANDDSPFAIPDSASARYRIGGVNRKLKGRVAIIGLGGTGSFLLDLLAKTWVTEIHLYDGDQLLNHNLFRSPGSPEPELLKDFPYKVAYYAQVYARMHTGITPHPVCVTAANVDELAGFDFVFVCVDKGSSRREIAEGLLQLEIPFVDTGIGVGLEEDCLDGCARATFIRPGTAWSEVERLLPFGDDKEDDDLYRTDIQIAAVNSLNAIMAIMRWKRWTNYFRDERNEVNSVYMIEGNNISNRAA; from the coding sequence ATGTCCGCCGCTCTGATAAGTCGTGATCCCCATCTCAAGCGCCTCGCTGACGAGGGCTTCGAGATCGAGGTGCGTAACAGCCACTTGATCGTGCGGAGCGTTCCGCACGTCACGGTTGACGGGAATTTGGCAAGGGGCGTGCTCACCTGCGCCCTGTCGCTCGACGGCACGGGCCTTACGGCAACGCCGCAGGGCGATCACACGATGTATTTCGCAGGCGGGACGCCGTGCCATCGCAACGGCGCCCCCATGGGGAACATCATCAACAATTCCCAGAAACAGCGCTGCGGCGAAATGGACGTGGATCACTATCTCTCGTCCAAGCCCGAGGTCACCCACCGGTACGAGAATATCTATGACAAGGTGGTCGCCTATGAGCGCTTGATCGGCGGCGCCGCCCGGTCTCTTGATCGGACGGCCAACGCCCGGACCCATGCCAAGGCGATGATCGCCAATGACGATAGCCCGTTTGCCATTCCCGATTCCGCCTCGGCCCGCTATCGGATCGGCGGCGTGAACCGCAAGCTGAAGGGGCGGGTCGCGATCATTGGCCTGGGGGGAACCGGATCGTTTCTGCTCGACCTGCTGGCAAAGACCTGGGTCACCGAAATCCATCTTTATGATGGCGACCAGCTCTTAAACCACAATCTGTTCCGGTCGCCTGGCTCACCCGAGCCGGAACTGCTCAAGGATTTCCCGTACAAGGTCGCCTATTACGCGCAGGTCTATGCCCGGATGCATACCGGCATCACCCCGCATCCTGTTTGCGTGACGGCGGCCAATGTGGACGAGCTGGCAGGCTTCGATTTCGTGTTCGTCTGCGTCGATAAGGGGTCTTCACGCCGTGAGATAGCCGAGGGATTGCTTCAGTTGGAGATCCCCTTCGTCGACACAGGGATCGGAGTAGGGCTGGAAGAGGATTGTCTTGATGGCTGCGCCCGAGCAACCTTCATCCGCCCCGGCACGGCCTGGTCCGAGGTCGAACGGCTGCTGCCGTTCGGCGATGACAAGGAGGACGACGACCTCTACCGGACAGATATTCAGATCGCGGCTGTCAATTCGCTCAACGCCATCATGGCGATCATGCGATGGAAGCGCTGGACGAACTATTTCCGCGACGAACGGAACGAGGTGAACTCGGTGTACATGATCGAGGGAAACAACATCTCGAACAGGGCTGCCTAA
- a CDS encoding multiubiquitin domain-containing protein, whose protein sequence is MAKGHDKFQFSVNGALHGTGDKVLDGSQIREIAGLEPASDFVLIQIEGGLARSISIEEEVKFASGEIAVFLSFTSDRTYNFTVNERGWEWGSPTILAADIYRYGEIDEELELILDSAGDAIIPSDGEVSLDGAGVERIRSREPKMVTIKVNGRPRTVEKRPHSYREIAAIAYPNPDFENFNYTITYLHGVHGAEGDLVEGETIQVKKGMVFNVRRSDKS, encoded by the coding sequence ATGGCCAAGGGCCACGACAAATTTCAGTTCAGCGTCAACGGTGCCCTTCATGGCACCGGAGACAAAGTCTTGGACGGTAGCCAGATCCGCGAGATTGCGGGGCTGGAACCTGCCAGCGATTTCGTTCTGATCCAGATTGAAGGCGGCCTTGCCCGCTCGATCAGTATTGAGGAGGAGGTCAAGTTCGCCAGCGGCGAGATTGCGGTCTTCCTCTCGTTCACCAGCGACCGCACCTACAACTTCACCGTCAACGAGCGGGGCTGGGAATGGGGTTCCCCGACGATCCTCGCCGCCGACATCTATCGCTATGGCGAGATCGACGAAGAACTTGAGCTCATCCTCGACAGCGCAGGCGATGCCATCATCCCGAGCGATGGTGAGGTCTCGCTGGATGGCGCTGGGGTCGAACGGATCCGCAGCCGTGAGCCCAAAATGGTAACCATCAAGGTCAATGGACGCCCCAGGACCGTGGAAAAGCGCCCGCACAGCTACCGGGAGATCGCGGCGATCGCATATCCCAACCCCGACTTTGAGAACTTCAACTACACGATCACCTATCTCCACGGCGTCCATGGCGCCGAGGGCGATCTCGTCGAGGGCGAGACCATTCAGGTGAAGAAAGGGATGGTCTTCAATGTCCGCCGCTCTGATAAGTCGTGA
- a CDS encoding MbcA/ParS/Xre antitoxin family protein: MVKLEPTAQAGEGRSAIPAAMEAFQGLAELWQLSTEDQLLLLGSPGRSTFFKWKKDGGSLPRDTVERVSHLLAIHKALEILLPDTRAADGWIRRPNAQFNGQSALDVMRGGQVMDIYRVRQYVDAQRGG, encoded by the coding sequence GTGGTTAAGCTCGAACCCACCGCCCAAGCGGGCGAGGGGCGGTCCGCGATTCCGGCGGCAATGGAGGCATTCCAGGGGCTGGCGGAATTATGGCAGCTGTCGACCGAGGACCAGTTGCTACTGCTCGGATCACCCGGTCGATCGACCTTTTTCAAATGGAAGAAGGATGGCGGGTCGCTCCCGCGTGACACGGTTGAACGCGTTTCCCACCTACTGGCGATTCACAAAGCGCTCGAGATTCTGTTGCCCGACACTCGCGCTGCCGATGGTTGGATTCGCCGACCCAATGCCCAGTTCAACGGGCAAAGTGCCCTTGATGTCATGCGCGGCGGCCAGGTGATGGATATTTATCGCGTGAGACAATATGTGGATGCGCAACGTGGCGGATGA
- a CDS encoding RES family NAD+ phosphorylase, producing the protein MWMRNVADEFIAEDVEQPFFTLIPSRFPTIDVFARVANDRSHALAEIESLTNPRLRERDRLMNGAQVVDGNGPLLQNWNHAPFTYPNPDGTRFFDADRPALELAADMQTALAISIRKRETFLSKTGEAPIGLEMRELSRKVKGRFVDGRDWDPELDLAERRRRGRKIAEAGFDGILFRPAERPSGLCVSVLKGDVLERAVQRDHFKFVWDGSRVRTVYSFASDVQYSPEDLCGITQVLAA; encoded by the coding sequence ATGTGGATGCGCAACGTGGCGGATGAATTCATCGCGGAAGATGTCGAGCAGCCCTTCTTCACGCTCATTCCATCGCGCTTCCCCACCATCGACGTGTTCGCCCGTGTCGCAAATGATCGCAGCCATGCGCTGGCCGAGATTGAATCGCTGACCAATCCGCGCTTACGCGAACGGGATCGCCTGATGAATGGGGCGCAAGTCGTGGACGGAAATGGTCCGCTTCTGCAAAACTGGAACCACGCGCCATTCACCTACCCGAACCCGGATGGTACGCGTTTCTTCGACGCGGATCGCCCCGCGCTCGAACTGGCCGCGGATATGCAAACGGCATTGGCGATCTCGATCCGAAAGCGCGAAACGTTCCTCAGCAAGACTGGTGAAGCGCCGATCGGCCTAGAAATGCGCGAACTCTCGCGGAAGGTGAAGGGACGGTTTGTCGATGGGCGTGACTGGGATCCCGAGCTTGATCTTGCCGAACGGCGCCGTCGTGGCCGCAAGATTGCAGAAGCGGGCTTCGATGGCATTCTTTTCCGGCCTGCCGAGCGACCGTCAGGCCTTTGCGTGAGCGTGCTCAAGGGCGACGTGCTGGAGCGCGCCGTTCAACGCGATCACTTCAAGTTCGTTTGGGATGGCAGTCGCGTCCGCACCGTTTACTCGTTTGCCTCCGACGTCCAATATTCCCCGGAAGATTTGTGCGGGATCACCCAAGTCCTAGCGGCCTAA
- a CDS encoding NYN domain-containing protein: MATEPRAPRLAVLIDADNASSRIAPRLFEEIAKIGEASVRRIYGDFSGTRLKSWADVLSPHAIKAHQSFAYTSGKNASDIALVIDAMDLLHTGRFDGFCLVSSDSDFTGLASRIREQGIDVYGFGEQKTPESFRQACHRFIYTENLLPEAPASDEPERPDTRPASVKKPPSAAVPLIRTAISQLDDEAGWVALGRVGHRLAALASDFDPRSYGQSKLSDLVEKAGGFESRRTEAGHIQIRATQNAKAKPAQAKQAKPA; encoded by the coding sequence ATGGCTACTGAACCGCGCGCGCCCAGACTTGCAGTGTTGATTGATGCTGATAACGCCTCTTCGCGGATTGCGCCCCGTCTATTCGAAGAAATTGCAAAAATAGGCGAAGCCAGCGTTCGCCGGATCTACGGCGATTTCTCGGGAACCAGGCTGAAATCCTGGGCTGACGTTCTTTCGCCCCATGCCATTAAGGCCCACCAAAGCTTCGCATATACCAGCGGCAAAAATGCGTCGGACATCGCCTTGGTCATCGACGCGATGGACCTGCTGCATACCGGCCGATTCGATGGCTTTTGTCTCGTGTCGTCCGACAGCGACTTCACCGGTCTGGCGTCGCGTATCCGCGAACAAGGCATCGACGTCTATGGTTTTGGGGAGCAAAAGACCCCCGAAAGCTTCCGCCAAGCATGTCACCGGTTCATCTATACGGAGAATCTGCTGCCAGAGGCACCGGCGTCGGATGAGCCGGAGCGGCCCGATACGCGTCCGGCCAGCGTCAAAAAGCCGCCCAGCGCTGCGGTGCCATTGATCCGAACCGCAATTTCGCAGCTGGATGATGAGGCGGGATGGGTTGCCCTTGGACGGGTAGGCCATCGCCTGGCAGCCCTTGCCTCTGATTTTGACCCCAGAAGCTACGGCCAGAGCAAGCTCAGCGATCTGGTCGAAAAGGCAGGAGGGTTCGAGTCGCGCCGGACCGAGGCCGGACATATACAGATTCGTGCGACGCAAAATGCCAAGGCGAAGCCGGCGCAGGCAAAGCAAGCCAAGCCGGCATGA
- a CDS encoding GIY-YIG nuclease family protein, producing the protein MMDELPELLLSQIADGGFVHTGRWALNPEGALVFAGNAPKQPGVYIFVQAGTARYVGVASKNLAQRLYMYGRPGISQRTNIRLNGVLRNALANGEIIDVYVASPPDLEWNGWKVSGAEGLEAAIIRGFRLSWNRRGTAPAPMQSASKGRPPSDLSETVASCEAADTGERPNTADRIRDYAESKFFGPARNAGQPLVEVSARKIHDGLRLRNAFPSVCQALGGRKIAEMCRVKLTRRIGPANSSTTAFVFELLQ; encoded by the coding sequence ATGATGGACGAGCTACCCGAACTCTTGCTCTCTCAGATCGCTGATGGGGGTTTCGTCCACACTGGCCGGTGGGCGCTGAATCCTGAAGGAGCGCTGGTTTTTGCCGGCAATGCCCCGAAGCAGCCCGGCGTCTACATTTTTGTGCAGGCCGGAACTGCGCGATATGTTGGCGTCGCGTCAAAAAATCTCGCGCAGCGCCTCTATATGTACGGTCGCCCTGGCATCAGCCAGCGAACCAATATCCGCCTGAACGGGGTTCTCCGAAACGCGCTCGCGAACGGCGAAATCATCGATGTATATGTGGCGAGCCCGCCTGACCTTGAGTGGAATGGGTGGAAGGTTTCCGGTGCCGAAGGGCTCGAAGCGGCGATTATCCGTGGCTTTCGCCTGTCATGGAATCGTCGAGGAACAGCTCCAGCTCCGATGCAATCTGCATCGAAGGGACGGCCCCCGTCCGATCTGTCCGAGACCGTGGCTTCCTGTGAAGCCGCAGATACAGGTGAAAGGCCGAATACCGCCGACCGCATTCGAGACTATGCGGAAAGCAAGTTTTTCGGCCCAGCCAGGAATGCTGGTCAGCCCCTTGTTGAAGTTTCTGCGCGGAAGATTCACGACGGTCTCAGGCTGCGCAATGCATTCCCTTCGGTTTGTCAGGCGCTCGGCGGACGAAAGATCGCTGAAATGTGCCGGGTCAAACTAACCCGGCGAATTGGCCCCGCGAACAGTTCAACGACCGCCTTTGTTTTCGAACTGCTCCAATAA